The following are from one region of the Bos mutus isolate GX-2022 chromosome 18, NWIPB_WYAK_1.1, whole genome shotgun sequence genome:
- the NAE1 gene encoding NEDD8-activating enzyme E1 regulatory subunit isoform X3, producing the protein MEFLQELNNDVSGSFVEESPENLLDNDPSFFCRFTIVVATQLSESTLLRLADVLWNSQIPLLICRTYGLVGYMRIIIKEHPVIESHPDNALEDLRLDKPFPELREHFQSYDLDHMEKKDHSHTPWIVIVAKYLAQWYSETNGRIPKTYKEKEDFRDLIRQGILKNENGTPEDEENFEEAIKNVNTALNTTQIPSSIEDIFNDDRCINITKQTPTFWILARALKEFVAKEGQGNLPVRGTIPDMIADSGKYIKLQNVFLLFFSSYREKAKKDAAAVGNHVAKLLQSIGQAPESISEKELKLLCSNSAFLRVVRCRSLAEEYSLDTINKDEIISSMDNPDNEIVLYLMLRAVDRFHKQHGRYPGVSNYQVEEDIGKLKSCLTSFLQEYGLSVMVKDDYVHEFCRYGAAEPHTIAAFLGGAAAQEVIKIITKQFVIFNNTYIYSGMSQTSATFQL; encoded by the exons ATGGAATTCTTACAAGAATTAAATAACGATGTCTCTGGGAGTTTTGTGGAAGAG AGTCCAGAAAACCTTCTAGACAATGATCCTTCATTTTTCTGTAGGTTTACCATTGTGGTTGCAACTCAGCTTTCTGAAAG TACATTACTACGTTTAGCAGATGTCCTCTGGAATTCCCAAATCCCTCTTTTGATCTGTAGGACATATGGACTAGTTGGTTATATGAGGATCATTATAAAAGAACATCCAG TAATAGAATCTCATCCAGATAATGCCTTAGAGGATCTACGACTGGATAAGCCATTTCCTGAACTGAGAGAACATTTTCAGTCTTACGATTTGGATCATATGGAAAAAAAG gacCATAGCCACACTCCATGGATTGTGATCGTAGCTAAATACTTAGCACAGTGGTATAGTGAA ACCAATGGACGAATAcctaaaacatataaagaaaaagaagacttcAGAGATTTGATTAGACAAG gaattttaaagaatgaaaatgggACTCCAGAAGACGAAGAGAATTTTGAAGAAGCTATTAAAAATGTGAATACAGCACTAAATACAACTCAG ATCCCAAGCAGTATTGAAGATATATTTAATGATGATCGCTGCATAAATATCACCAAACAG actCCGACATTTTGGATTTTAGCTCGTGCCTTAAAGGAATTTGTGGCCAAAGAGGGTCAAGGAAATCTACCTGTTCGAGGCACAATTCCTGATATGATTGCAGATTCAGGCAAATATATAAAACTTCAAAATGT ctttttgttgttcttttccaGTTACcgtgaaaaagcaaagaaagatgctgctgctgtggGTAATCATGTTGCCAAATTGCTTCAGTCTATAGGCCAG GCACCAGAGTCCATTTCagagaaagaattaaaattactCT GCAGCAATTCAGCATTTCTTCGAGTGGTGAGATGTCGATCCTTAGCTGAAGAATACAGCTTGGATACAATTAACAAGGATGAAATTA tttccaGCATGGACAATCCAGATAACGAGATAGTATTATACTTAATGTTACGGGCTGTTGATAGATTTCATAAACAGCATGGTAGATATCCAG gagtGTCTAACTATCAAGTTGAAGAAGATATAGGAAAGTTGAAGTCTTGTCTCACTAGCTTCCTTCAGGAATATGGATTATCTGTAATGGTGAAAGACGATTATGTCCATGAAtt TTGCCGATACGGAGCTGCTGAACCACACACCATTGCTGCATTCTTAGGGG GAGCTGCTGCTCAAGAGGTTATCAAAATAATCACCAaacaatttgtaatttttaataatacttaCATTTATAGTGGCATGTCACAAACTTCAGCAACTTTTCAGTTGTAG
- the NAE1 gene encoding NEDD8-activating enzyme E1 regulatory subunit isoform X1 translates to MAQPGKLLKEQKYDRQLRLWGDHGQEALESAHVCLINATATGTEILKNLVLPGIGSFTIIDGNQVSGEDAGNNFFLQRSSIGKNRAQAAMEFLQELNNDVSGSFVEESPENLLDNDPSFFCRFTIVVATQLSESTLLRLADVLWNSQIPLLICRTYGLVGYMRIIIKEHPVIESHPDNALEDLRLDKPFPELREHFQSYDLDHMEKKDHSHTPWIVIVAKYLAQWYSETNGRIPKTYKEKEDFRDLIRQGILKNENGTPEDEENFEEAIKNVNTALNTTQIPSSIEDIFNDDRCINITKQTPTFWILARALKEFVAKEGQGNLPVRGTIPDMIADSGKYIKLQNVFLLFFSSYREKAKKDAAAVGNHVAKLLQSIGQAPESISEKELKLLCSNSAFLRVVRCRSLAEEYSLDTINKDEIISSMDNPDNEIVLYLMLRAVDRFHKQHGRYPGVSNYQVEEDIGKLKSCLTSFLQEYGLSVMVKDDYVHEFCRYGAAEPHTIAAFLGGAAAQEVIKIITKQFVIFNNTYIYSGMSQTSATFQL, encoded by the exons GTTGTGGGGTGATCACGGCCAGGAGGCTCTAGAATCTGCTCATGTTTGCCTAATAAACGCAACAGCCACAGGAACTGAAATCCTTAAAAATTTGGTGCTACCGG GCATTGGTTCATTTACAATTATTGATGGAAATCAGGTCAGCGGAGAAGATGCTGGAAATAA ttttttccttCAGAGAAGCAGTATTGGCAAG aaccgAGCTCAAGCTGCCATGGAATTCTTACAAGAATTAAATAACGATGTCTCTGGGAGTTTTGTGGAAGAG AGTCCAGAAAACCTTCTAGACAATGATCCTTCATTTTTCTGTAGGTTTACCATTGTGGTTGCAACTCAGCTTTCTGAAAG TACATTACTACGTTTAGCAGATGTCCTCTGGAATTCCCAAATCCCTCTTTTGATCTGTAGGACATATGGACTAGTTGGTTATATGAGGATCATTATAAAAGAACATCCAG TAATAGAATCTCATCCAGATAATGCCTTAGAGGATCTACGACTGGATAAGCCATTTCCTGAACTGAGAGAACATTTTCAGTCTTACGATTTGGATCATATGGAAAAAAAG gacCATAGCCACACTCCATGGATTGTGATCGTAGCTAAATACTTAGCACAGTGGTATAGTGAA ACCAATGGACGAATAcctaaaacatataaagaaaaagaagacttcAGAGATTTGATTAGACAAG gaattttaaagaatgaaaatgggACTCCAGAAGACGAAGAGAATTTTGAAGAAGCTATTAAAAATGTGAATACAGCACTAAATACAACTCAG ATCCCAAGCAGTATTGAAGATATATTTAATGATGATCGCTGCATAAATATCACCAAACAG actCCGACATTTTGGATTTTAGCTCGTGCCTTAAAGGAATTTGTGGCCAAAGAGGGTCAAGGAAATCTACCTGTTCGAGGCACAATTCCTGATATGATTGCAGATTCAGGCAAATATATAAAACTTCAAAATGT ctttttgttgttcttttccaGTTACcgtgaaaaagcaaagaaagatgctgctgctgtggGTAATCATGTTGCCAAATTGCTTCAGTCTATAGGCCAG GCACCAGAGTCCATTTCagagaaagaattaaaattactCT GCAGCAATTCAGCATTTCTTCGAGTGGTGAGATGTCGATCCTTAGCTGAAGAATACAGCTTGGATACAATTAACAAGGATGAAATTA tttccaGCATGGACAATCCAGATAACGAGATAGTATTATACTTAATGTTACGGGCTGTTGATAGATTTCATAAACAGCATGGTAGATATCCAG gagtGTCTAACTATCAAGTTGAAGAAGATATAGGAAAGTTGAAGTCTTGTCTCACTAGCTTCCTTCAGGAATATGGATTATCTGTAATGGTGAAAGACGATTATGTCCATGAAtt TTGCCGATACGGAGCTGCTGAACCACACACCATTGCTGCATTCTTAGGGG GAGCTGCTGCTCAAGAGGTTATCAAAATAATCACCAaacaatttgtaatttttaataatacttaCATTTATAGTGGCATGTCACAAACTTCAGCAACTTTTCAGTTGTAG
- the TERB1 gene encoding telomere repeats-binding bouquet formation protein 1 translates to MDNAFSQKEALVTIHSICQQNSNAGLYFREIGGLMFVKNLAKSSEHSMVKEAALYTLGAVAEQNVYCQQTLCTSELFEDLTWFLSNSDSNTNLKRMSVYVILVLVSNNRTGQTLVRETGCISVLSQLFKTVLSKYELNLSDESAFQSYQLWSSVCSTLCVCVNNPQNDENQMLCCSLFTHANDWLINCMKAEIIRPICSFIGLTLANNTYVQKYFISVGGLDVLSQVLVQLESDSHKTPFSAKLAVVVTKTVDACIADNPTFGVVLSKYHIVSKLLALLLLDNLDSGEKFSVILTLGHCTEDCEENQYDFFKNNGLPLMIQALTESQSEELNKAATFVLHNCKKITEKLSLSLGEYSFDKNEEHLKDINMKEKNLEDYWKKAKEILHRIEELETEGNEENIKGENYKNNVSSVNINIQDTLKHLHADSSGGVPKAEDKDKSQARKLHGSKSHKVMSKACTNDDQVKMVLRSANPVNACYRESGQNKTLCTANSSCKQNLCEETTSEKKNFVSQSRDHIFKHPTPVAQNTKQHLPVTDPFTLCSDIINKEVISFLETDSCSKMLRYRCSGCIAVGKSLNSRNFSKLLHCCPYQCDRHKVIVEAEDRYKSELRKSHICNKSN, encoded by the exons ATGGACAATGCTTTTTCACAAAAGGAAGCTTTGGTTACTATTCATTCAATTTGCCAACAAAACA GTAATGCAGGTCTTTATTTTCGGGAAATTGGTGGTTTGATGTTTGTGAAAAATCTTGCAAAGTCAAGTGAACATAGTATGGTAAAAGAAGCAGCCTTATATACATTAGGAGCTGTTGCAGAGCAAAATG TTTACTGTCAGCAGACTTTGTGTACTTCAGAATTGTTTGAAGACTTAACTTGGTTCTTATCTAACAGTGATTCAaacacaaatttgaaaagaatgtcTGTCTATGTTATTTTGGTTCTGGTTTCAAATAACA GGACTGGACAGACACTTGTGAGAGAAACAGGTTGTATTTCAGTTCTATCACAGTTGTTCAA GACTGTTCTTTCAAAATATGAGTTGAATTTGTCAGATGAAAGTGCTTTTCAGAGTTATCAGTTGTGGTCTTCAGTGTGTAGTACTCTTTGTGTCTGTGTCAACAATCCTCAAAATG ATGAAAATCAAATGCTTTGCTGCTCACTTTTTACGCATGCTAATGACTGGCTGATAAATTGCATGAAAGCTGAGATAATTCGCCCTATTTGCTCATTTATTGGACTCACTCTTGCAAATAACA CTTATGTTCAGAAATACTTTATATCTGTGGGTGGACTGGATGTATTGTCTCAAGTTCTTGTGCAACTGGAATCTGATTCACACAAGACTCCTTTCAGTGCTAAACTTGCAGTGGTGGTGACAAAGACAGTGGATGCATGCATCGCTGATAATC cTACTTTTGGTGTTGTATTATCCAAGTACCACATTGTTTCAAAACTTCTGGCATTGCTGCTTCTTGACAATCTGGATTCAGGAGAAAAATTTAGTGTCATACTTACTCTTGGTCATTGTACAGAGGATTGTG AGGAAAATCagtatgacttttttaaaaacaatggccTTCCACTCATGATACAAGCCTTAACTGAATCTCAGAGTGAGGAACTAAACAAAGCTGCCACTTTTGTGCTTCACAACTGCAAAAAAATTA CTGAGAAGTTATCTCTAAGCCTAGGAGAATATTCTTTTGATAAAAATGAAGAGCATTTAAAGGACATaaatatgaaagagaagaatCTTGAAGATTattggaagaaagcaaaggaaattttACACAGAATAGAAGAACttgaaacagaaggaaatgag gaaaatataaaagGAGAGAATTATAAGAATAATGTTTCATCTGTGAACATAAATATTCAAGATACACTGAAACACCTCCATGCAGATAGCAGCGGTGGTGTTCCCAAAGCAGAGGATAAAGATAAAAGCCAGGCTAGAAAGCTACATGGTTCTAAGTCCCATAAAGTCATGTCTAAAGCATGTACAAATGATGATCAAGTGAAGATGGTATTACGGAGTGCAAATCCAGTTAATGCTTGTTATAGGGAGAGTGGGCAAAATAAGACTTTATGTACAGCCAATTCAAGCTGCAAACAAAACCTATGTGAAGAAACAACTTCTGAAAAAAAGAACTTTGTTTCTCAGTCAAG aGACCATATTTTTAAACACCCAACTCCTGTTGCCCAAAACACAAAGCAACACTTACCAGTAACAG atcCATTTACATTATGTTCAGATATAATAAATAAAGAAGTCATCAGTTTTCTAGAAACAGATAGTTGTTCCAAAATGTTGAGGTATAGATGCTCag
- the NAE1 gene encoding NEDD8-activating enzyme E1 regulatory subunit isoform X4: MSLGVLWKRFTIVVATQLSESTLLRLADVLWNSQIPLLICRTYGLVGYMRIIIKEHPVIESHPDNALEDLRLDKPFPELREHFQSYDLDHMEKKDHSHTPWIVIVAKYLAQWYSETNGRIPKTYKEKEDFRDLIRQGILKNENGTPEDEENFEEAIKNVNTALNTTQIPSSIEDIFNDDRCINITKQTPTFWILARALKEFVAKEGQGNLPVRGTIPDMIADSGKYIKLQNVFLLFFSSYREKAKKDAAAVGNHVAKLLQSIGQAPESISEKELKLLCSNSAFLRVVRCRSLAEEYSLDTINKDEIISSMDNPDNEIVLYLMLRAVDRFHKQHGRYPGVSNYQVEEDIGKLKSCLTSFLQEYGLSVMVKDDYVHEFCRYGAAEPHTIAAFLGGAAAQEVIKIITKQFVIFNNTYIYSGMSQTSATFQL; encoded by the exons ATGTCTCTGGGAGTTTTGTGGAAGAG GTTTACCATTGTGGTTGCAACTCAGCTTTCTGAAAG TACATTACTACGTTTAGCAGATGTCCTCTGGAATTCCCAAATCCCTCTTTTGATCTGTAGGACATATGGACTAGTTGGTTATATGAGGATCATTATAAAAGAACATCCAG TAATAGAATCTCATCCAGATAATGCCTTAGAGGATCTACGACTGGATAAGCCATTTCCTGAACTGAGAGAACATTTTCAGTCTTACGATTTGGATCATATGGAAAAAAAG gacCATAGCCACACTCCATGGATTGTGATCGTAGCTAAATACTTAGCACAGTGGTATAGTGAA ACCAATGGACGAATAcctaaaacatataaagaaaaagaagacttcAGAGATTTGATTAGACAAG gaattttaaagaatgaaaatgggACTCCAGAAGACGAAGAGAATTTTGAAGAAGCTATTAAAAATGTGAATACAGCACTAAATACAACTCAG ATCCCAAGCAGTATTGAAGATATATTTAATGATGATCGCTGCATAAATATCACCAAACAG actCCGACATTTTGGATTTTAGCTCGTGCCTTAAAGGAATTTGTGGCCAAAGAGGGTCAAGGAAATCTACCTGTTCGAGGCACAATTCCTGATATGATTGCAGATTCAGGCAAATATATAAAACTTCAAAATGT ctttttgttgttcttttccaGTTACcgtgaaaaagcaaagaaagatgctgctgctgtggGTAATCATGTTGCCAAATTGCTTCAGTCTATAGGCCAG GCACCAGAGTCCATTTCagagaaagaattaaaattactCT GCAGCAATTCAGCATTTCTTCGAGTGGTGAGATGTCGATCCTTAGCTGAAGAATACAGCTTGGATACAATTAACAAGGATGAAATTA tttccaGCATGGACAATCCAGATAACGAGATAGTATTATACTTAATGTTACGGGCTGTTGATAGATTTCATAAACAGCATGGTAGATATCCAG gagtGTCTAACTATCAAGTTGAAGAAGATATAGGAAAGTTGAAGTCTTGTCTCACTAGCTTCCTTCAGGAATATGGATTATCTGTAATGGTGAAAGACGATTATGTCCATGAAtt TTGCCGATACGGAGCTGCTGAACCACACACCATTGCTGCATTCTTAGGGG GAGCTGCTGCTCAAGAGGTTATCAAAATAATCACCAaacaatttgtaatttttaataatacttaCATTTATAGTGGCATGTCACAAACTTCAGCAACTTTTCAGTTGTAG
- the NAE1 gene encoding NEDD8-activating enzyme E1 regulatory subunit isoform X2, whose product MAQPGKLLKEQKYDRQLRLWGDHGQEALESAHVCLINATATGTEILKNLVLPGIGSFTIIDGNQVSGEDAGNNFFLQRSSIGKNRAQAAMEFLQELNNDVSGSFVEESPENLLDNDPSFFCRFTIVVATQLSESTLLRLADVLWNSQIPLLICRTYGLVGYMRIIIKEHPVIESHPDNALEDLRLDKPFPELREHFQSYDLDHMEKKDHSHTPWIVIVAKYLAQWYSETNGRIPKTYKEKEDFRDLIRQGILKNENGTPEDEENFEEAIKNVNTALNTTQIPSSIEDIFNDDRCINITKQTPTFWILARALKEFVAKEGQGNLPVRGTIPDMIADSGKYIKLQNVYREKAKKDAAAVGNHVAKLLQSIGQAPESISEKELKLLCSNSAFLRVVRCRSLAEEYSLDTINKDEIISSMDNPDNEIVLYLMLRAVDRFHKQHGRYPGVSNYQVEEDIGKLKSCLTSFLQEYGLSVMVKDDYVHEFCRYGAAEPHTIAAFLGGAAAQEVIKIITKQFVIFNNTYIYSGMSQTSATFQL is encoded by the exons GTTGTGGGGTGATCACGGCCAGGAGGCTCTAGAATCTGCTCATGTTTGCCTAATAAACGCAACAGCCACAGGAACTGAAATCCTTAAAAATTTGGTGCTACCGG GCATTGGTTCATTTACAATTATTGATGGAAATCAGGTCAGCGGAGAAGATGCTGGAAATAA ttttttccttCAGAGAAGCAGTATTGGCAAG aaccgAGCTCAAGCTGCCATGGAATTCTTACAAGAATTAAATAACGATGTCTCTGGGAGTTTTGTGGAAGAG AGTCCAGAAAACCTTCTAGACAATGATCCTTCATTTTTCTGTAGGTTTACCATTGTGGTTGCAACTCAGCTTTCTGAAAG TACATTACTACGTTTAGCAGATGTCCTCTGGAATTCCCAAATCCCTCTTTTGATCTGTAGGACATATGGACTAGTTGGTTATATGAGGATCATTATAAAAGAACATCCAG TAATAGAATCTCATCCAGATAATGCCTTAGAGGATCTACGACTGGATAAGCCATTTCCTGAACTGAGAGAACATTTTCAGTCTTACGATTTGGATCATATGGAAAAAAAG gacCATAGCCACACTCCATGGATTGTGATCGTAGCTAAATACTTAGCACAGTGGTATAGTGAA ACCAATGGACGAATAcctaaaacatataaagaaaaagaagacttcAGAGATTTGATTAGACAAG gaattttaaagaatgaaaatgggACTCCAGAAGACGAAGAGAATTTTGAAGAAGCTATTAAAAATGTGAATACAGCACTAAATACAACTCAG ATCCCAAGCAGTATTGAAGATATATTTAATGATGATCGCTGCATAAATATCACCAAACAG actCCGACATTTTGGATTTTAGCTCGTGCCTTAAAGGAATTTGTGGCCAAAGAGGGTCAAGGAAATCTACCTGTTCGAGGCACAATTCCTGATATGATTGCAGATTCAGGCAAATATATAAAACTTCAAAATGT TTACcgtgaaaaagcaaagaaagatgctgctgctgtggGTAATCATGTTGCCAAATTGCTTCAGTCTATAGGCCAG GCACCAGAGTCCATTTCagagaaagaattaaaattactCT GCAGCAATTCAGCATTTCTTCGAGTGGTGAGATGTCGATCCTTAGCTGAAGAATACAGCTTGGATACAATTAACAAGGATGAAATTA tttccaGCATGGACAATCCAGATAACGAGATAGTATTATACTTAATGTTACGGGCTGTTGATAGATTTCATAAACAGCATGGTAGATATCCAG gagtGTCTAACTATCAAGTTGAAGAAGATATAGGAAAGTTGAAGTCTTGTCTCACTAGCTTCCTTCAGGAATATGGATTATCTGTAATGGTGAAAGACGATTATGTCCATGAAtt TTGCCGATACGGAGCTGCTGAACCACACACCATTGCTGCATTCTTAGGGG GAGCTGCTGCTCAAGAGGTTATCAAAATAATCACCAaacaatttgtaatttttaataatacttaCATTTATAGTGGCATGTCACAAACTTCAGCAACTTTTCAGTTGTAG